The following proteins are encoded in a genomic region of Paenibacillus sp. FSL R7-0273:
- a CDS encoding alkaline phosphatase: MGGSSAAWAVEGTADSVSSIKNVIILIPDGMANDATALARWYKGSALTLDSMASGMVRTHSADAPIADSAPAGTAFATGHKSHTGYVGVLPDKATMPGLQPIAPGDAKKPVASILEASRLAGKATGIIATSEIMHATPADFSAHYPDRKNYDALSKQQVYNGMDVVLGGGSSYLEPAGRKDGENLLSSIKALGYDYVTTPAAMKASTSGKLWGMFAPAGMSYDMDRDPAKQPSLAEMTAKAIEVLSKDEDGFFLMVEGSKVDWAAHANDPIGIISDVLAFDAAVKTAVDFAKKDTQTVVVAVTDHQNGGLTIGNAATSGTYDKEPLSAFIGPLKKAKLTGEGLESKLNANRTNIKAVMQQYFGITDLTTEEVAAIKDASPGSLNYTVGPMISKRSGIGWTTGGHTGGDVVLYTYAPNNDRPFGVIDNTDVAKYMARVLNLDLDSVSKQLFVPAKQAFAAKGATYKLDLTDAKNPKILVTKGTAKLELQIYKNIALLNGQKTVLDGVIVYNGVEAFVPQDAVDLIQ, encoded by the coding sequence ATGGGCGGCAGCAGTGCGGCATGGGCTGTAGAAGGTACTGCCGATTCTGTTTCTTCTATTAAAAACGTAATTATCCTGATCCCTGACGGCATGGCTAACGACGCTACTGCTCTGGCCCGCTGGTATAAGGGCTCGGCTCTGACTCTCGACTCCATGGCCAGCGGCATGGTCCGCACGCATTCCGCAGATGCGCCGATCGCCGATTCAGCACCTGCAGGAACTGCCTTTGCTACAGGCCATAAATCACATACAGGTTATGTTGGCGTGCTGCCGGATAAAGCGACTATGCCGGGACTGCAGCCTATCGCACCGGGAGATGCCAAGAAGCCGGTGGCTTCCATTCTGGAGGCATCCAGGCTGGCTGGCAAGGCGACCGGCATTATCGCCACCTCCGAAATCATGCATGCAACACCGGCTGACTTCTCGGCTCATTATCCGGACCGCAAAAACTATGATGCCCTCAGCAAGCAACAGGTCTACAACGGGATGGACGTTGTTCTCGGCGGAGGAAGCAGCTATCTGGAGCCTGCGGGACGCAAGGACGGCGAGAATCTTCTCTCTTCTATTAAAGCACTCGGATATGATTATGTAACAACTCCGGCTGCGATGAAGGCTTCAACCTCCGGCAAGCTGTGGGGGATGTTTGCCCCGGCCGGCATGTCCTACGACATGGACCGTGACCCTGCAAAGCAGCCGAGCCTCGCCGAGATGACGGCAAAAGCAATTGAGGTTCTGTCCAAGGACGAAGACGGCTTCTTCCTGATGGTGGAGGGCAGTAAGGTAGACTGGGCCGCGCACGCCAATGACCCGATCGGTATTATCAGCGATGTGCTGGCCTTCGATGCTGCAGTCAAAACGGCTGTTGATTTTGCCAAAAAAGATACACAAACTGTTGTTGTCGCTGTTACGGATCACCAGAACGGCGGACTTACAATCGGAAATGCAGCAACTTCAGGCACCTATGATAAAGAGCCATTATCCGCCTTCATCGGACCATTGAAAAAAGCCAAGCTAACAGGCGAAGGACTGGAATCCAAGCTGAATGCGAACCGCACCAATATTAAAGCCGTGATGCAGCAATATTTTGGCATTACTGATCTGACCACCGAGGAAGTTGCTGCAATTAAAGACGCCAGCCCCGGCAGCCTGAACTATACCGTTGGACCGATGATCAGCAAGCGTTCCGGCATCGGCTGGACCACCGGCGGCCATACTGGCGGAGATGTTGTGCTTTATACCTACGCTCCGAACAATGACCGTCCCTTCGGTGTCATCGACAACACGGATGTTGCCAAATATATGGCCCGTGTGCTCAATCTTGACCTCGACAGCGTGAGCAAGCAGTTGTTTGTACCTGCCAAGCAGGCCTTTGCCGCCAAGGGTGCTACGTACAAGCTGGATCTGACCGATGCCAAGAATCCAAAGATCCTCGTAACCAAAGGTACTGCTAAGCTGGAGCTGCAAATCTATAAAAACATTGCACTCCTTAACGGCCAAAAGACCGTGCTCGACGGTGTTATTGTCTACAATGGCGTTGAAGCCTTTGTACCGCAGGATGCGGTTGATCTGATTCAATAA
- a CDS encoding amidohydrolase family protein — protein MGYYKSFVAAVSACCMVLAATGCTAGQAGSPAATEASPTTESVAAEPAVTPENTAGQRSMEQPDLAQLVDTYGNLGLVDAHNHDASGKQFQRMEESWAKYKMRNVVLFGDVSERSAVLTDSYSWHAYQSNPDLYIPYFSGFDLHDPECLKVIKDNLEQGYFGLGEIAAASTYSPALAHVEWKADSPMDGYFPEIYDLIAEYKAPILLHIDPPNGEPVAKLEQALSEHPDTIFIFAHINAYNTPEEIDRLMGRYPNLYADFFAGFSVYNPEGGLQPERFIPVIHKYPDRFMLSTDSGYGLEGGEVRAIEAMYRMLDLLGDPETAQMIARDNLMGLIHAQPATETQLKAVSELEKSTGKSYGDNLSKLEAGKILAQAGKG, from the coding sequence ATGGGGTATTATAAATCATTTGTAGCCGCGGTATCGGCTTGTTGTATGGTGCTAGCTGCAACAGGCTGTACGGCTGGGCAGGCTGGCTCTCCGGCAGCAACAGAAGCGTCACCTACTACCGAAAGCGTGGCGGCTGAACCTGCGGTTACACCAGAGAATACGGCCGGACAAAGGTCAATGGAGCAGCCTGACCTTGCTCAGTTAGTGGATACATACGGGAATCTTGGGCTGGTTGACGCACATAATCATGATGCATCGGGTAAGCAGTTTCAAAGAATGGAGGAAAGCTGGGCGAAATACAAAATGAGAAACGTAGTTCTTTTTGGAGATGTTTCCGAACGAAGTGCAGTTTTGACGGATTCCTACAGCTGGCACGCCTATCAGAGCAATCCCGATCTCTACATACCTTATTTTTCCGGCTTTGATCTTCATGATCCGGAGTGTCTTAAGGTTATCAAAGATAACCTGGAGCAAGGATATTTCGGATTGGGAGAGATTGCAGCTGCGTCAACCTATTCCCCGGCGCTTGCCCATGTAGAATGGAAAGCGGACTCTCCAATGGATGGCTATTTTCCGGAGATTTATGACCTGATTGCAGAATATAAAGCTCCGATTCTTTTGCATATCGATCCGCCAAACGGTGAGCCTGTTGCCAAGCTGGAGCAGGCCTTGAGTGAGCACCCGGACACCATCTTCATTTTTGCTCATATAAATGCCTACAATACGCCTGAAGAGATTGACCGACTGATGGGCCGATACCCGAACCTTTACGCAGATTTTTTTGCCGGCTTCTCTGTCTATAATCCTGAAGGGGGGCTGCAGCCGGAACGCTTTATCCCTGTCATTCACAAATATCCGGACCGCTTCATGCTCAGCACGGATTCCGGATATGGACTGGAGGGCGGAGAGGTGAGAGCCATTGAGGCAATGTACCGCATGCTGGACCTGCTGGGTGATCCTGAGACCGCGCAAATGATCGCCCGGGATAACCTCATGGGCCTGATACATGCGCAACCAGCAACAGAGACGCAGCTGAAAGCGGTTAGTGAATTGGAGAAAAGCACCGGCAAGTCATACGGGGACAACCTGAGCAAGCTGGAAGCAGGAAAAATACTTGCTCAGGCTGGTAAGGGATGA
- the secA2 gene encoding accessory Sec system translocase SecA2, translating to MNIAGRLLRSFKDYDNQGKLKGLEQRAELIRARNLAGWEDGQLQKESVRLRTAARSGTALDELLVDAYSLVCEAAKRTLGLQPYKVQIMAAIALHERYLIEQHTGEGKTLSAVMPAYLNALTGDGVHVLTFNDYLASRDAEWMGPVYRFLGLSVSAVQAGMSLPLKREAYASDITYVTAKEAGFDYLRDSIVLNEADTVHRPFHYVIVDEADSLLLDEARVPLVISGDTSTSTNEDLRFSEVARQLQAAEHYDFDDFKRNVYLNEAGAVQAELLLGCGNLYDSHNSHLLTSLNCALHVEALMNRDIDYIVRNGKIELIEEYTGRVAENRYLPEGLQAALVAKEGLTALAGGKILGTITVQHFISLYPKLCGMTATARASAMEFEKTYSLQVVQIPPNRSNIRVDHPYRIYTDKEAKLHALVKDISAVHATGRPILIGTSSVEESDQLAEALTAAGVPCHVLNAKNDAEEAGIIAKAGVLGAVTVSTNMAGRGVDIRLGGGDPGQAEAVAKLGGLYVIGTHVNESVRIDNQLRGRSGRQGDPGSSVFFVSLEDELMLRFGSYTAELMPRQDEALDDPGLRSRITHIQRVIMGQNFEIHQELNGYSDMVEDQRRILYNERLDILQGRQELSPSEQRVRLFYIDEFWADHLAYISYLRESIHLESLASRNPIDAFHEQISQAYEQLHAKIDSAAKDMLSRLKGSNDPADWEKLGLMSPPSTRTYIINDQYIQDKRSSWTAATVLSYWLRKPLRWMLSPVIKLPKY from the coding sequence ATGAACATAGCCGGCCGACTACTCCGTTCCTTTAAAGACTATGATAACCAGGGTAAACTGAAGGGCCTTGAGCAGAGAGCAGAGCTAATCAGAGCCAGAAATCTAGCAGGCTGGGAGGATGGACAGCTTCAGAAGGAATCTGTCCGGCTGCGGACAGCAGCGAGGTCAGGCACAGCTCTGGACGAGCTGCTGGTCGATGCATATTCTTTGGTCTGTGAGGCGGCGAAGCGGACCCTCGGATTACAGCCTTACAAGGTCCAGATTATGGCCGCTATTGCCCTGCACGAGCGTTACCTGATCGAACAGCATACCGGCGAAGGCAAAACGTTGTCTGCTGTTATGCCTGCTTATCTCAATGCACTCACCGGGGATGGCGTTCATGTGCTGACTTTTAATGATTATCTGGCCAGCCGGGACGCGGAGTGGATGGGTCCGGTCTATCGTTTCCTTGGGTTATCGGTAAGTGCGGTTCAAGCAGGCATGAGTCTGCCTCTGAAACGGGAAGCGTACGCCAGCGATATAACCTATGTTACGGCAAAAGAAGCGGGATTCGATTATTTGCGTGATTCCATCGTCCTGAACGAAGCCGACACCGTACATCGCCCCTTCCATTATGTCATCGTAGATGAAGCAGACTCACTGCTGCTGGACGAAGCGCGGGTGCCGTTGGTCATCAGCGGCGATACAAGTACTTCAACTAACGAGGACCTGCGGTTCTCAGAAGTGGCCCGGCAGCTCCAAGCGGCTGAGCATTACGACTTTGACGACTTTAAGCGTAATGTCTATCTGAATGAAGCAGGCGCTGTACAGGCGGAGCTGCTGCTGGGATGCGGCAATCTGTATGACAGCCATAACAGCCATTTGTTAACGTCTCTGAATTGTGCGCTGCATGTGGAAGCACTGATGAATAGAGATATCGATTACATCGTCCGGAACGGTAAAATTGAGCTGATTGAGGAATACACCGGGCGTGTGGCGGAGAACCGGTATTTGCCGGAAGGACTGCAGGCTGCGCTTGTTGCCAAAGAAGGACTTACAGCCTTAGCCGGCGGTAAAATCCTAGGAACGATCACCGTCCAGCACTTCATCAGCCTGTATCCGAAGCTTTGCGGCATGACGGCAACAGCCCGCGCCTCTGCCATGGAATTCGAAAAGACCTATAGCCTGCAGGTTGTGCAAATCCCGCCGAACCGTTCTAACATTCGGGTTGACCATCCGTACCGGATTTATACCGATAAAGAAGCCAAGCTTCATGCGCTTGTGAAGGACATTTCCGCAGTCCATGCCACAGGGCGCCCAATTCTCATAGGGACCTCAAGCGTCGAGGAATCAGACCAGCTCGCGGAGGCGCTGACAGCTGCCGGGGTGCCATGCCATGTTCTGAATGCTAAGAATGATGCAGAGGAAGCCGGGATTATCGCCAAAGCCGGTGTGCTCGGTGCCGTGACCGTATCCACGAATATGGCAGGACGCGGTGTCGATATCCGGCTCGGCGGCGGTGATCCCGGTCAGGCTGAAGCTGTGGCCAAGCTGGGAGGACTTTATGTAATCGGTACACATGTGAACGAAAGTGTGCGGATCGATAACCAGCTGCGCGGGCGTTCCGGGCGCCAGGGCGACCCGGGGTCCTCTGTATTTTTTGTTAGCCTGGAGGATGAGCTGATGCTGCGTTTCGGCAGCTATACAGCAGAGCTAATGCCCCGGCAGGACGAAGCCCTTGATGATCCGGGACTACGCAGCAGAATCACACATATCCAGCGCGTTATTATGGGCCAGAACTTCGAAATCCATCAGGAGCTGAATGGTTATTCCGATATGGTAGAGGACCAGCGGCGGATTTTGTACAATGAACGGCTGGATATTCTGCAAGGCAGGCAGGAGCTGAGTCCTTCAGAGCAGCGGGTCCGGCTCTTTTATATCGACGAGTTCTGGGCTGACCATCTGGCCTACATCTCATACCTCCGCGAGAGCATCCATCTGGAGAGCCTGGCCAGCCGCAATCCAATCGACGCGTTTCATGAACAGATCAGCCAGGCCTACGAGCAGCTTCATGCCAAAATCGATAGCGCAGCAAAGGATATGCTGTCAAGGCTTAAAGGCTCTAATGATCCGGCGGATTGGGAAAAGCTCGGGCTGATGAGTCCGCCCTCCACCCGGACTTATATTATCAATGACCAGTACATCCAGGATAAGCGGAGCTCATGGACCGCCGCTACCGTACTGTCCTATTGGCTCCGCAAGCCTTTAAGATGGATGTTGTCTCCGGTTATAAAGCTGCCCAAGTATTGA
- a CDS encoding helix-turn-helix transcriptional regulator — MLVNNVRELRARFRWSQQDLADAIGATRQTVGLIEKGDYSPSVTLALKIAAAFHLNVEDVFNLKEDAE; from the coding sequence ATGCTTGTTAACAACGTCCGCGAACTCAGGGCACGCTTCAGATGGTCACAGCAGGATCTGGCAGATGCCATAGGAGCCACACGCCAGACCGTAGGTCTCATTGAAAAAGGGGATTACTCCCCTTCCGTTACGCTTGCTCTCAAAATCGCCGCCGCCTTCCATCTGAATGTCGAAGATGTATTTAATTTGAAAGAAGATGCTGAATAA
- a CDS encoding CPBP family intramembrane glutamic endopeptidase, with translation MILKTKRNLIIFSLVVLASGWSGVLLDGLLKEQPEGDTLGMGFWLVIPLVTVLVLRIFGGDGWKDAGFRPRLKGKLKWYVAAMFIFPVVTAIVLLAGSLADWIDLSGFRVKPSFAGVFLGLLFGQFIKNIFEEAVWRGYLTSKLIQLQLKDWLIYGIAGFIWGAWHMPYYLVFLPASDMYSILPVDKLTFAAFAIVNMMCWSVLFVELFRVAGSIWPCVIMHSVEDALINPLVIDGYIAIAAGKEWIISPVAGILTSVLYVGAGLIIRRIRIRKSSPAGIYLID, from the coding sequence ATGATTTTAAAAACAAAACGCAATCTTATCATTTTCAGCTTAGTGGTATTAGCCAGCGGATGGAGCGGTGTGCTGCTGGATGGCTTGCTAAAGGAACAGCCTGAAGGGGATACGCTTGGTATGGGCTTTTGGCTCGTTATTCCGCTGGTGACAGTGCTAGTATTGCGCATCTTTGGGGGAGACGGCTGGAAGGATGCCGGATTTCGTCCTCGGCTAAAAGGTAAGCTTAAGTGGTATGTGGCTGCCATGTTTATTTTTCCTGTGGTGACTGCGATTGTTCTGTTGGCAGGCAGCTTAGCGGATTGGATCGACTTGTCCGGCTTTCGGGTGAAGCCTTCTTTTGCAGGCGTGTTTCTGGGCTTGCTGTTTGGTCAATTTATCAAAAATATATTTGAAGAAGCGGTGTGGCGCGGCTACTTGACCTCAAAGCTTATACAACTGCAGCTTAAGGATTGGCTGATCTATGGAATTGCCGGATTTATATGGGGAGCCTGGCATATGCCGTATTATCTTGTTTTTCTGCCGGCCTCTGATATGTATAGTATCTTGCCCGTTGATAAGCTTACTTTTGCCGCATTTGCCATTGTAAATATGATGTGCTGGTCCGTTTTGTTTGTTGAGCTTTTTAGAGTGGCGGGATCGATTTGGCCTTGTGTTATCATGCATTCGGTGGAGGATGCGCTGATTAATCCTTTAGTCATTGATGGATACATAGCTATTGCTGCCGGAAAAGAATGGATCATCTCACCGGTAGCGGGAATTCTGACGAGTGTGTTATATGTAGGGGCCGGACTGATCATTCGCAGGATAAGGATCCGGAAGTCCAGTCCGGCCGGAATTTATCTGATAGACTGA
- a CDS encoding serine hydrolase domain-containing protein, whose product MLRRGIILVFSVLLLLSGSMTVFAAEKTGGGATPSGIPLSGLEAFVDNYVKEYIGQQTVGASVVMVKDGQVVLSKGYGFADVEQQIPVSPDTVMEWGSISKLAVWTSVMQLTEQGKLDLNQDIRSYLPPDFLTRLKYGEPITMLNLMNHNAGFEEYMFDMAYQSPEEVQSLEAGLRLAQPAQIFRPGEVVAYSNYGNSLAAYIVELISGQPYHEYVQQHIFDPLGMKHSIAYSVVEDRPELLEHKAKGYFYEEEGSFTQGSWNYMSMYPNGGNNGTAEDLARFAMAFMPEAGEPSPLFEKSGTLNTLLARSYSAAEGMPGIAHGFWEFPGTQRTLGHGGNTIAFATNLQLVPEERFAVIIMTNQAGESNIVHGLTKEIVGMRELTEAVDLPDTSEVQGEFMAARRPGNGFMNLFPYLTLMKLKPQGENQLQVSLAGMTGSYKQVEPYLYQKVSGDSALDVWPMLYAKMEDGKVEAISVYTSDYLPLPAGKTMPVLILNAVLAVLAVVYFIVSPFVLLVLAIIKKRRAGIRTVTGAGSRRLVTGLTLTGTGIVANNLILALRMLSNNERAYSEVYPQIVINYVLTGLAVLLVAALLISWTSKRSALTVRDKRAAILPIVMIAVLAGLLVFWQFYS is encoded by the coding sequence TTGTTAAGAAGAGGAATTATACTTGTATTCTCGGTCCTACTGCTATTATCCGGCAGTATGACAGTATTTGCAGCTGAAAAAACAGGAGGGGGAGCAACGCCTTCCGGCATTCCGCTGTCTGGTCTGGAAGCTTTTGTCGACAATTATGTAAAAGAGTACATAGGACAGCAGACTGTAGGAGCATCCGTTGTGATGGTTAAGGATGGTCAGGTCGTTCTGTCCAAGGGTTACGGCTTCGCCGATGTAGAGCAGCAGATCCCGGTCTCCCCGGATACGGTGATGGAGTGGGGCTCCATCAGCAAGCTGGCAGTCTGGACTTCAGTGATGCAGCTGACTGAACAAGGAAAGCTTGATCTGAATCAGGATATCCGCAGCTATTTGCCCCCGGATTTTCTGACCAGGCTGAAATACGGCGAGCCGATTACGATGCTCAATCTGATGAACCATAATGCCGGTTTTGAAGAGTATATGTTCGATATGGCCTATCAGTCCCCTGAGGAGGTGCAGTCACTGGAAGCGGGGCTGCGGCTTGCCCAGCCGGCACAGATTTTCAGACCCGGCGAGGTAGTGGCTTACTCGAACTATGGGAATTCACTGGCGGCCTATATTGTAGAGCTGATCAGCGGCCAGCCCTATCATGAATATGTGCAGCAGCATATTTTTGATCCGCTGGGCATGAAGCATTCGATTGCCTATTCTGTTGTGGAGGACCGCCCCGAGCTGCTTGAGCATAAGGCTAAGGGATATTTCTATGAAGAAGAGGGCTCCTTCACGCAAGGATCATGGAATTATATGTCTATGTATCCTAACGGCGGCAATAACGGGACTGCAGAGGATCTTGCCAGGTTCGCAATGGCCTTTATGCCGGAGGCTGGAGAACCATCCCCTTTGTTTGAGAAGTCGGGGACGCTGAATACCCTGCTGGCTCGGAGCTATTCTGCAGCCGAAGGGATGCCGGGCATTGCCCATGGCTTCTGGGAATTTCCCGGAACGCAGCGGACGCTGGGGCATGGCGGGAATACGATTGCTTTTGCCACGAACCTGCAGCTTGTGCCAGAAGAGCGGTTTGCAGTTATCATTATGACCAATCAGGCCGGTGAATCGAACATCGTGCATGGCCTGACCAAAGAGATAGTAGGTATGCGCGAGCTGACAGAGGCTGTAGATCTGCCTGATACCTCAGAGGTGCAGGGTGAATTCATGGCAGCGCGGCGTCCGGGTAATGGCTTCATGAATTTATTTCCTTATCTGACACTGATGAAGCTAAAGCCGCAGGGTGAGAATCAGCTTCAGGTATCTCTTGCTGGCATGACCGGAAGCTATAAGCAGGTTGAGCCGTACCTTTACCAGAAGGTGAGCGGAGATTCGGCACTTGATGTCTGGCCGATGCTGTATGCTAAGATGGAAGATGGCAAGGTGGAGGCAATCTCCGTTTACACCTCCGATTATTTACCGCTGCCGGCCGGCAAAACAATGCCTGTACTTATTTTAAATGCCGTACTTGCAGTGCTGGCTGTCGTCTATTTCATTGTCTCCCCGTTTGTATTGCTAGTGCTGGCGATTATAAAAAAACGCAGAGCCGGCATACGCACCGTAACAGGAGCCGGCAGCCGCAGACTGGTAACGGGCCTTACCCTGACAGGTACAGGCATTGTGGCGAATAACCTGATTCTGGCTTTGCGGATGCTCAGCAATAATGAGCGTGCATATTCCGAAGTCTATCCGCAGATTGTAATAAACTACGTCCTGACCGGACTGGCGGTGCTATTGGTTGCGGCACTGCTAATATCCTGGACTTCTAAACGTTCTGCATTAACCGTCCGTGATAAGCGGGCAGCCATTCTACCCATCGTAATGATTGCCGTACTGGCAGGGCTGCTGGTTTTCTGGCAATTCTATAGTTAA
- a CDS encoding methyl-accepting chemotaxis protein: protein MSQLIKKRPFRSSSIANTLALVLLVIIVVVFSILGTFFYSNTKSILVDQQESILMTKTQGIVSQFDALFKEKGSLVKQMSTNDLFRQYIESTTPDQVTTSPLAADTIATLAEIVKAEPSFADAWVAGLSGKGYFLQNDGVASKSDFDIRSRPYFKPASEADGLYYSEPYADVNTGTLLMGIFYPIKNASSQLIGFIAADIAFDDIPAIMQSYSLGSTGYSMLATRSGDLLYHPDKDKILKEKINESPGDLGLTGQKMINGETGVELINDNGEHRYIGYATSKDTGWSVGLTITQQEALSELKSFTRSTIAGFSAAALLLVLISYITLRYLLRSIPRLLTTIKRIEDGDLTVQFKEHSDNEIGQIAQGISSMVQKIQGMIQVISNTTQVLAQSSHNLQNISAGTAVTMNETATAINEIANATNYQSTESESILRKTGALSDQINEITSDAQAVESMAQISVQLSESGLALVEQLSKSAEDNHKSTQAVSSIIEAIDTSRHEITGIVGTVNQIATQTNLLALNASIEAARAGEHGRGFAVVAGEVRKLAEQTALATQEIYKKVSAIEEKTIISVEHTNNGLKIAEENARSVENAKQVFFDLNKDLEELKLRMIQISNNTSIIHTHKDDILQAIEIISSTTEENSASTQEVSANTQEQLSSIEQVAELSRQLSQISQRLEEELKQFKVE from the coding sequence ATGTCACAGCTAATCAAAAAACGGCCATTCCGATCTTCGAGTATTGCAAACACCTTGGCCCTCGTCCTGCTAGTCATTATCGTTGTCGTCTTCTCGATTCTGGGTACCTTCTTCTATTCGAATACCAAAAGCATTCTGGTAGACCAGCAGGAGTCTATCCTTATGACCAAAACTCAGGGCATTGTCAGCCAGTTTGACGCCTTGTTTAAGGAAAAAGGCTCACTCGTCAAACAAATGTCCACGAATGATCTTTTTAGGCAATATATTGAAAGCACAACACCAGACCAGGTGACCACCTCACCTCTTGCTGCTGACACCATTGCGACCTTGGCGGAAATTGTAAAGGCTGAGCCTTCCTTTGCTGATGCCTGGGTTGCCGGATTATCCGGGAAGGGCTATTTTCTGCAAAATGACGGTGTCGCCTCCAAGTCTGATTTTGATATCCGTTCACGTCCCTACTTCAAGCCGGCATCCGAAGCCGACGGCCTGTATTATTCTGAGCCATACGCTGACGTCAACACCGGTACTTTGCTGATGGGCATCTTTTATCCGATTAAAAATGCCAGCAGCCAACTGATCGGTTTTATTGCCGCAGATATTGCGTTTGATGACATCCCGGCCATCATGCAAAGCTACTCCCTGGGAAGCACCGGTTATTCCATGCTGGCCACCCGGTCCGGCGATCTCCTGTATCACCCCGACAAAGACAAAATCCTGAAGGAAAAGATTAATGAGAGCCCGGGTGACCTCGGCTTAACAGGCCAAAAAATGATTAATGGCGAGACCGGCGTGGAGCTGATAAATGATAATGGGGAACACCGTTATATCGGTTACGCTACGAGTAAGGATACAGGCTGGTCTGTCGGGCTTACCATTACTCAGCAAGAGGCGCTCAGTGAATTGAAATCCTTTACCCGGAGCACAATCGCCGGTTTTTCAGCAGCTGCCCTTCTGCTGGTGCTGATCAGCTACATCACACTCCGCTACCTGCTAAGATCCATACCAAGGCTGCTGACTACCATCAAACGGATTGAAGACGGGGATTTGACGGTTCAGTTCAAGGAGCATTCGGACAACGAAATCGGGCAAATTGCCCAAGGCATCTCCAGCATGGTCCAGAAAATTCAAGGTATGATTCAAGTGATCAGCAATACTACCCAGGTGCTGGCCCAGTCTTCCCATAACCTGCAAAATATTTCTGCGGGCACAGCAGTAACCATGAATGAAACGGCGACAGCCATCAATGAGATTGCTAACGCCACAAACTACCAGTCAACGGAATCAGAAAGCATACTGCGGAAAACCGGTGCACTGTCGGATCAGATTAACGAAATCACAAGTGACGCGCAGGCTGTTGAATCCATGGCGCAAATTTCTGTGCAGCTGAGCGAATCCGGTCTTGCCCTGGTAGAGCAGCTGTCCAAATCTGCGGAAGACAATCATAAGTCTACACAGGCAGTGTCGTCTATCATTGAGGCTATCGATACAAGCCGGCACGAGATTACGGGTATTGTAGGCACCGTTAACCAGATCGCCACCCAGACCAACCTTTTGGCGCTGAATGCTTCTATAGAGGCTGCACGTGCAGGTGAGCATGGCCGGGGATTTGCAGTGGTGGCCGGAGAAGTGCGGAAGCTCGCTGAACAAACGGCATTGGCAACTCAGGAAATCTACAAAAAAGTCAGCGCCATTGAAGAAAAAACAATCATCTCCGTAGAACATACTAATAATGGCCTGAAGATTGCCGAGGAAAATGCCAGGTCCGTAGAGAATGCCAAGCAGGTCTTCTTTGACCTGAACAAAGATTTAGAGGAATTGAAGCTGCGGATGATTCAGATCAGCAATAACACCTCCATTATCCATACACACAAGGATGACATTTTGCAGGCAATTGAGATTATCTCTTCTACAACCGAGGAGAATTCCGCCTCCACACAGGAGGTTAGTGCCAATACGCAGGAGCAGCTCAGCAGCATCGAGCAGGTCGCAGAATTATCCAGACAATTAAGCCAAATCTCTCAAAGGCTCGAGGAAGAGTTAAAGCAGTTTAAGGTTGAGTAA